The following proteins are co-located in the Penaeus monodon isolate SGIC_2016 unplaced genomic scaffold, NSTDA_Pmon_1 PmonScaffold_222, whole genome shotgun sequence genome:
- the LOC119570127 gene encoding protein starmaker-like yields MEFPLESRRMRISRSTDIDGDQLATIELAPLKKLEKKKLDVAERKMLIWMVEATKRGRIRNDHIRGTVERRRFLCKCSRGDLYPYRHLAPPLCIFPTGHEWYLRDSSDPSDSENAFVSEDSFDSEKGDSFDSEDSFDSEKGDSFDSEDSFDSENEDSFDSDFESEDSFDSDDPFDPEKDFFDSEDSFDSENSFESEDGFGSEDSFESDFDSEDSCDSEDLGDSFDSDFEAVDSFDSEDEDSFDSDSFDSEDSCDSEVSFDSEDSCDPEVIFDSGDSFESENFDSEDSCDSENSFDSVDFNFKDFCDSEDSFDTEDSIDSKDSFDSEDSFVAEDSIDSDFGSEDSCDSEDNFVADSCDSEDNFVADSCDSEDAGVSSDSAETRDFFGFPPM; encoded by the exons ATGGAGTTTCCTTTAGAAagcagaagaatgagaataagcagGTCCACAGATATAGATGGCGACCAACTAGCCACAATAGAGCTAG CACCACTGAagaagttagaaaaaaagaagttggACGTAGCTGAGAGGAAGATGTTGATATGGATGGTTGAAGCCACAAAGAGAGGTAGAATAAGAAATGACCACATCAGAGGTACAGTGGAA AGGCGTCGATTCCTTTGCAAATGCTCCAGAGGCGACTTGTATCCGTACAGGCACCTCGCTCCCCCGCTATGCATCTTTCCGACGGGACACGAGTGGTATCTTCGCGACTCGTCAGATCCTTCGGACTCGGAAAATGCCTTCGTGTCAGAGGATTCTTTTGACTCTGAAAAGGGAGATTCTTTCGACTCGGAGGATTCTTTTGACTCTGAAAAGGGAGATTCTTTCGACTCGGAGGATTCTTTTGACTCAGAAAACGAAGATTCTTTCGATTCAGATTTCGAGTCAGAGGATTCTTTTGATTCGGATGATCCCTTTGACCCAGAAAAAGATTTTTTCGACTCAGAAGATTCTTTTGATTCAGAAAATTCTTTCGAATCAGAAGATGGTTTTGGTTCAGAAGATTCCTTCGAGTCAGATTTCGATTCAGAAGATTCTTGCGACTCGGAGGACTTAGGAGATTCTTTCGATTCAGATTTCGAGGCCGTGGATTCATTCGACTCAGAAGACGAAGATTCTTTCGACTCCGATTCTTTCGATTCAGAGGATTCTTGTGACTCAGAAGTTTCCTTTGATTCAGAGGATTCTTGTGACCCAGAAGTTATCTTTGATTCAGGAGATTCTTTCGAATCGGAAAATTTCGATTCAGAGGATTCTTGTGACTCAGAAAATTCTTTCGACTCGGTTGATTTCAATTTTAAGGATTTCTGTGACTCAGAAGATTCTTTCGACACGGAGGATTCTATCGACTCAAAGGATTCTTTCGACTCAGAAGATTCTTTCGTTGCAGAGGATTCTATCGACTCTGATTTCGGTTCAGAGGATTCTTGTGACTCAGAAGACAATTTTGTTGCGGATTCTTGTGACTCAGAAGACAATTTTGTTGCGGATTCTTGTGACTCAGAAGACGCAGGAGTTTCATCCGACTCAGCAGAAACTCGCGACTTTTTTGGCTTTCCGCCAATGTAG